One window from the genome of Parabacteroides sp. FAFU027 encodes:
- a CDS encoding DUF4372 domain-containing protein: MYQDKYVFAQLVSFLNRSKFNRIVTKFDGDK; encoded by the coding sequence ATGTATCAAGACAAATACGTTTTTGCTCAACTGGTTTCGTTTCTGAATCGAAGTAAATTCAATCGCATTGTCACCAAATTTGATGGAGACAAAT